From a single Populus nigra chromosome 18, ddPopNigr1.1, whole genome shotgun sequence genomic region:
- the LOC133678510 gene encoding probable protein phosphatase 2C 76 isoform X1, which yields MLYSSCIRRVIVQAGIFGKTRLQLGNVGRSLNASRGVNCKWNRQIFTMSSVSMMVDSVSTAKRGPTADLLSGEDDDGGFVCRGWKSEDRELSCGYSSFRGKRVTMEDFFDVKNTTIDGQRVCMFGIFDGHGGSRAAEYLKEHLFENLLKHPQFITDTKLALSESYQQTDVDFLDSEKDTYRDDGSTASTAVLVGDHLYVANVGDSRTVISKGGKAIPLSEDHKPNRSDERKRIESAGGVVMWAGTWRVGGVLAMSRAFGNRMLKQFVVAEPEIQEQKIDEEFELLVLASDGLWDVVPNEDAVSIARTEEEPEAAARKLTEAAFTRGSADNITCIVVQFHHDKTDPSKTDASNFQED from the exons ATGTTATACAGCAGCTGCATAAGGAGAGTGATTGTACAAGCCGGAATATTTGGCAAAACGAGGTTGCAGTTAGGCAACGTTGGAAGGAGTTTGAATGCAAGCCGTGGTGTAAATTGTAAGTGGAATAGGCAGATTTTTACAATGAGTAGTGTAAGTATGATGGTTGATTCTGTTTCCACGGCGAAAAGGGGACCTACTGCTGATCTTTTGTCGGGGGAAGATGATGATGGTGGATTTGTTTGTAGAGGGTGGAAAAG TGAAGACAGGGAATTGAGCTGTGGGTATTCAAGTTTTAGGGGAAAGAGGGTTACCATGGAGGATTTCTTTGATGTCAAAAACACCACGATTGATGGGCAAAGAGTCTGCATGTTTGGAATCTTTGATG GTCATGGTGGTTCTCGTGCTGCTGAGTATTTGAAGGAGCATCTGTTTGAGAATCTATTGAAGCATCCACAATTTATCACGGACACCAAATTAGCTCTCA GTGAATCATATCAACAGACTGATGTAGACTTTTTGGACTCTGAAAAGGATACCTACCGTGATGATGGTTCTACTGCTTCAACAGCAGTGCTAGTTGGTGATCATCTTTATGTTGCCAATGTTGGAGACTCACGGACTGTGATTTCGAAGGGTGGAAAAG CGATCCCTCTATCTGAGGATCATAAGCCTAACAGAAGCGATGAGCGGAAGAGAATTGAAAGTGCTGGAGGTGTTGTAATGTGGGCGG GCACTTGGAGGGTAGGTGGTGTATTGGCCATGTCCCGTGCTTTTGGTAACCGCATGTTGAAGCAATTTGTTGTAGCAGAACCTGAGATCCAG GAGCAGAAAATAGATGAGGAATTCGAATTGCTTGTGCTCGCAAGTGATGGACTATGGGATGTGGTACCCAATGAG GATGCTGTTTCCATTGCCAGAACAGAAGAAGAACCCGAGGCAGCTGCTAGAAAATTAACAGAGGCTGCTTTTACACGGGGCAGTGCGGATAACATAACATGCATTGTAGTGCAGTTCCACCACGACAAGACTGATCCATCCAAGACTGATGCATCCAATTTCCAGGAGGATTAG
- the LOC133678510 gene encoding probable protein phosphatase 2C 76 isoform X2, whose translation MMMVDLFVEGGKGLVFFFFPLKFEFSLYLLAPISYYWRSPRVISFSLASEDRELSCGYSSFRGKRVTMEDFFDVKNTTIDGQRVCMFGIFDGHGGSRAAEYLKEHLFENLLKHPQFITDTKLALSESYQQTDVDFLDSEKDTYRDDGSTASTAVLVGDHLYVANVGDSRTVISKGGKAIPLSEDHKPNRSDERKRIESAGGVVMWAGTWRVGGVLAMSRAFGNRMLKQFVVAEPEIQEQKIDEEFELLVLASDGLWDVVPNEDAVSIARTEEEPEAAARKLTEAAFTRGSADNITCIVVQFHHDKTDPSKTDASNFQED comes from the exons ATGATGATGGTGGATTTGTTTGTAGAGGGTGGAAAAG GACTTGTGTTCTTTTTCTTCCcattaaagtttgaattttcACTGTATTTATTAGCTCCAATTTCTTATTATTGGAGGTCGCCTAGAGTAATCAGTTTCTCGCTTGCAAG TGAAGACAGGGAATTGAGCTGTGGGTATTCAAGTTTTAGGGGAAAGAGGGTTACCATGGAGGATTTCTTTGATGTCAAAAACACCACGATTGATGGGCAAAGAGTCTGCATGTTTGGAATCTTTGATG GTCATGGTGGTTCTCGTGCTGCTGAGTATTTGAAGGAGCATCTGTTTGAGAATCTATTGAAGCATCCACAATTTATCACGGACACCAAATTAGCTCTCA GTGAATCATATCAACAGACTGATGTAGACTTTTTGGACTCTGAAAAGGATACCTACCGTGATGATGGTTCTACTGCTTCAACAGCAGTGCTAGTTGGTGATCATCTTTATGTTGCCAATGTTGGAGACTCACGGACTGTGATTTCGAAGGGTGGAAAAG CGATCCCTCTATCTGAGGATCATAAGCCTAACAGAAGCGATGAGCGGAAGAGAATTGAAAGTGCTGGAGGTGTTGTAATGTGGGCGG GCACTTGGAGGGTAGGTGGTGTATTGGCCATGTCCCGTGCTTTTGGTAACCGCATGTTGAAGCAATTTGTTGTAGCAGAACCTGAGATCCAG GAGCAGAAAATAGATGAGGAATTCGAATTGCTTGTGCTCGCAAGTGATGGACTATGGGATGTGGTACCCAATGAG GATGCTGTTTCCATTGCCAGAACAGAAGAAGAACCCGAGGCAGCTGCTAGAAAATTAACAGAGGCTGCTTTTACACGGGGCAGTGCGGATAACATAACATGCATTGTAGTGCAGTTCCACCACGACAAGACTGATCCATCCAAGACTGATGCATCCAATTTCCAGGAGGATTAG